A window of the Leucothrix mucor DSM 2157 genome harbors these coding sequences:
- the der gene encoding ribosome biogenesis GTPase Der has product MRPVIALVGRPNVGKSTLFNRITKSRDALVADFPGLTRDRKYGAGFVGISEREYLVIDTGGLSGDDVGIDEYMAKQTWMAVDEANIVLFLVDGRQGLTPADELVANRLRRAGKAVYLAINKTDSVDPDQARAEFFSMGFEGMFAIAASQGRGVTQMIDQILADFPETDDEEVPDENDDSIRIAFIGRPNVGKSTLINRILGEERVIAFDQPGTTRDSIFIPFERDEQRYTLIDTAGIRRRGKVNEAVEKFSVVKTLQAIEAAHVVIMVIDAQDTITDQDAHLLGLILDSGRALVVAINKWDGLDAYEREQIQNKLELKLPFIDFAEKHFISALHGTGVGHLYKSVLDAHASSMIKVATPRLTRMLETALTEHQPPLVNGFRIKLRYAHQGGNNPFIVVIHGNQVNKIPPSYKRYLMNYFRITLKLKGTQVRVEFRGNENPFGDKVKKRASLSPSQQYRLDKKTPDYKKTKKPKKD; this is encoded by the coding sequence ATGAGACCCGTAATCGCACTCGTTGGCCGGCCAAATGTTGGCAAATCTACTCTTTTTAATCGCATCACCAAATCACGGGATGCACTGGTTGCAGACTTTCCAGGTTTAACCCGCGACCGTAAGTATGGCGCTGGTTTTGTAGGCATTAGCGAGCGCGAATATCTGGTGATCGACACCGGCGGCTTAAGTGGCGACGATGTCGGCATCGACGAGTACATGGCGAAACAAACGTGGATGGCGGTTGATGAAGCCAATATCGTGCTGTTTTTGGTAGATGGCCGCCAAGGCTTGACCCCAGCCGATGAGTTGGTGGCAAATCGCTTGCGTCGCGCAGGTAAAGCGGTTTATCTCGCGATCAACAAGACAGATTCCGTTGATCCTGATCAGGCGCGTGCAGAGTTTTTCAGCATGGGCTTTGAAGGTATGTTTGCAATTGCGGCCAGTCAAGGCCGTGGTGTTACGCAGATGATTGATCAGATTCTGGCTGACTTTCCAGAAACGGATGATGAAGAGGTGCCTGATGAGAATGACGATAGCATCCGCATCGCCTTCATTGGTCGCCCTAACGTGGGTAAATCAACACTAATCAATCGTATTTTGGGTGAAGAGCGCGTTATCGCCTTTGACCAGCCGGGTACGACTCGCGACAGTATTTTCATTCCGTTTGAACGTGATGAACAACGCTATACCCTGATTGATACAGCGGGTATTCGTCGTCGCGGTAAGGTGAATGAAGCGGTTGAGAAGTTCAGTGTCGTTAAAACACTGCAAGCCATTGAAGCGGCTCACGTCGTTATTATGGTAATCGACGCTCAAGATACCATTACTGATCAGGATGCGCATTTGTTAGGTCTGATTCTGGACTCTGGTCGCGCACTGGTTGTGGCCATTAACAAATGGGATGGACTGGATGCCTACGAACGCGAGCAGATTCAGAACAAGCTGGAACTTAAGCTGCCATTTATTGATTTTGCGGAAAAGCACTTTATCTCAGCATTGCATGGTACCGGTGTTGGTCATCTGTACAAATCAGTATTGGACGCCCATGCCTCCTCCATGATTAAGGTGGCGACTCCTCGTCTGACACGGATGCTAGAGACCGCGTTGACGGAGCATCAGCCACCGCTGGTAAATGGTTTCCGTATCAAGCTGCGTTATGCGCACCAAGGTGGGAATAATCCCTTTATCGTGGTGATCCACGGTAATCAGGTGAATAAAATCCCACCAAGCTATAAACGCTACCTGATGAATTATTTCCGCATTACGCTGAAGCTGAAAGGAACACAGGTTCGGGTTGAGTTCCGTGGAAATGAGAACCCATTCGGCGATAAAGTTAAAAAACGTGCGTCGCTGTCTCCAAGCCAGCAGTACCGTTTGGACAAGAAAACGCCAGATTATAAGAAGACGAAAAAACCCAAAAAGGATTAA
- a CDS encoding ArsC family reductase, with amino-acid sequence MTVMLYGIKNCDTVKKARKFLDQHQVAYEFHDYREEGVNPIQLAAWAKELGWEALLNKRSTTWRQLPDETKDNINEVLAMMVMEDQPTLIKRPVLELPDRVLVGFNEATYTEIFN; translated from the coding sequence ATGACTGTAATGCTTTATGGTATTAAAAACTGCGATACCGTGAAGAAAGCTCGCAAGTTTTTGGATCAACATCAGGTTGCTTACGAATTTCACGACTATCGTGAAGAAGGTGTCAACCCGATCCAACTTGCCGCTTGGGCTAAGGAACTGGGCTGGGAAGCGCTGCTGAATAAACGCAGCACGACCTGGCGTCAGCTTCCGGATGAAACTAAAGACAATATCAATGAAGTACTGGCGATGATGGTAATGGAAGACCAACCTACCCTTATTAAGCGCCCAGTACTGGAACTGCCTGATCGCGTGTTAGTGGGCTTCAATGAAGCCACTTACACAGAAATTTTTAACTGA
- the dapE gene encoding succinyl-diaminopimelate desuccinylase translates to MNETLALTQDLINRNSVTPEDAGCQPLLCKRLEPLGFTAEHMRFEEVDNLWLRRGTEAPVFCFAGHTDVVPVGPIERWNSNPFEAEIRDGMLYGRGAADMKASIAAFTVATERFIKDYPDHNGSLAYLITSDEEGPSVNGTVKVIETLEARNEKIDWCLVGEPSSTNKLGDMVKNGRRGSLNGYLTINGLQGHVAYPQRGRNAVHLTTPMLAELLEMQWDNGNDFFPPTTFQVSNINSGTGATNIIPGHLDLIINFRFSTEVTADQLMERVENLLKKHELDYELKWILSGNPFLTAEGKLLTAAQAAILEVTGTETELSTSGGTSDGRFIAPTGAQVLELGPCNATIHQINECVAVADLEPLEEIYYQMMKKLLVD, encoded by the coding sequence ATGAATGAAACGCTCGCACTGACTCAAGACCTGATCAACCGAAACTCTGTCACACCGGAGGATGCAGGCTGTCAGCCACTGCTTTGCAAACGTCTGGAACCATTGGGCTTTACCGCAGAGCATATGCGCTTTGAAGAAGTGGATAATCTCTGGTTACGTCGCGGTACTGAAGCGCCGGTATTCTGCTTTGCAGGCCATACCGATGTCGTGCCGGTTGGCCCAATCGAGCGTTGGAATAGCAACCCGTTTGAAGCTGAAATTCGTGATGGCATGCTGTACGGACGTGGCGCGGCGGATATGAAAGCCAGTATTGCGGCATTTACTGTGGCTACTGAGCGCTTTATTAAAGACTATCCAGACCATAACGGCTCACTCGCGTATTTGATCACTAGTGATGAAGAAGGCCCGTCGGTTAACGGCACGGTTAAAGTCATTGAAACACTCGAAGCGCGTAATGAAAAAATCGACTGGTGTTTAGTTGGCGAGCCATCCAGCACTAACAAGCTGGGCGATATGGTCAAAAACGGCCGTCGTGGTTCGCTCAATGGCTACCTGACCATCAATGGCTTACAAGGCCATGTAGCCTACCCTCAGCGTGGCCGCAATGCGGTACACCTGACGACACCCATGCTGGCTGAGCTACTGGAAATGCAGTGGGATAATGGAAACGACTTCTTCCCACCGACCACTTTTCAGGTCTCCAATATCAATTCAGGCACCGGCGCGACCAATATCATTCCGGGACACCTTGATCTGATTATCAACTTCCGTTTTTCAACTGAGGTCACTGCTGATCAATTAATGGAACGTGTTGAAAACCTGCTGAAAAAACACGAGCTGGACTATGAGCTGAAGTGGATACTCTCAGGAAATCCATTTCTGACGGCTGAAGGCAAGCTACTCACTGCTGCACAAGCTGCGATCTTGGAAGTCACTGGCACAGAAACTGAGCTATCGACCTCTGGAGGCACTTCAGATGGTCGCTTTATCGCCCCTACTGGCGCGCAGGTGCTGGAACTTGGACCTTGCAATGCCACCATTCACCAAATCAATGAATGTGTGGCTGTAGCCGATCTGGAGCCACTGGAAGAAATCTACTACCAGATGATGAAAAAGCTGCTAGTTGATTAG
- the truA gene encoding tRNA pseudouridine(38-40) synthase TruA produces MKYAACIEYDGSAFMGWQFLKHGVSVQAAVEEAISRVANHPVKVICAGRTDTGVHGIGQIIHFESEAPRSLHSWKLGINSNLPDTVTLRWVQETDDSFHARFSAGARRYRYIVLNRDTRPAVLFNRVSWYRNPLDHEAMHEAAQHLMGRQDFTSLRAAGCQAKHAVRELLDISVTREADMIYLDVKANAFLYHMVRNIAGTLFLVGEGKQPTSWIPELMAQKNRRFAGATAPAGGLYFVHVDYPAEFGLPTEYHLPRLAI; encoded by the coding sequence ATGAAGTATGCAGCTTGCATAGAATATGACGGTAGCGCCTTTATGGGCTGGCAGTTTCTCAAGCATGGCGTCTCGGTGCAGGCCGCCGTTGAAGAAGCGATCTCGCGCGTCGCTAATCATCCTGTTAAGGTGATTTGTGCGGGCAGAACCGATACTGGCGTACACGGCATTGGTCAGATTATTCATTTTGAAAGCGAAGCGCCTCGCTCGCTGCATAGCTGGAAACTGGGGATTAATAGCAATTTGCCAGATACCGTCACCTTGCGTTGGGTGCAAGAGACTGATGATAGCTTCCATGCTCGTTTTTCAGCAGGCGCGCGCCGTTATCGCTATATCGTACTGAATCGGGATACACGTCCAGCGGTATTGTTTAATCGAGTCTCTTGGTATCGAAACCCTCTGGATCACGAGGCGATGCATGAAGCAGCACAGCACCTTATGGGGCGTCAGGATTTTACCAGCTTGCGCGCGGCAGGTTGCCAAGCCAAGCATGCAGTGCGTGAATTGCTGGATATTTCCGTAACACGTGAAGCCGATATGATTTATCTGGATGTAAAGGCGAATGCCTTTTTGTATCACATGGTGCGCAATATCGCAGGCACCTTGTTTTTGGTGGGTGAGGGTAAGCAGCCTACAAGCTGGATTCCTGAATTGATGGCACAAAAAAACCGCCGGTTTGCCGGTGCTACAGCACCTGCCGGCGGTTTGTATTTTGTGCATGTGGATTATCCAGCAGAGTTTGGACTGCCAACGGAATACCACTTACCACGGCTGGCTATCTAG
- a CDS encoding FimV/HubP family polar landmark protein: MNKKTLSLAICMAITYPGVTLALGLGEIESASHLNQPFNAKIDLLSTNGTDPSQLRVKVASPSVFSRVGIDRPNYLNSLRFRSTIQNGKPVILVSSAEAIKEPFINFLLEVSWPNGQLLKEYTVLLDPPVLMQPGTSIASNTAGVRPDPVNTLQSQQQRQQQAIANQTAAREQQRQRIIAQQQQARQQQAAAPVNDGLRRPSAPLAQAAATKSRTGVGRTYRVRSGDTLYKVAKKVGYNGVRTEQMMIALFEANPTAFRRRNINNLKAGVDLRRPSVDEARRITISQARQEIKSQTSDWKSRAAPTRVASAPKAAATNNTPTPRSTAPTTSEARMEVLGSTNNNSANSGNLAGQAKLDDLNRQLTLASESLTARTQENNELQSRVTELESLLRKKNRLITLKNEQLAELQASLGKPPLPISDDELETDIIASDPALEQGMGIQQQLAEADAPEGTIVRESEDPMAIITDTTQPEIFQPPVTDQLDSQIDSALNAPAAVEEDDGLLSMLSSPLVMGLGAGSLLALLAGFLFMRRRNAKEEYEDYSPIDFDDPTFSPGTSTFGDEPNEPSGDANSSDPFAGLGDTKNPKADFSADPMDELNNEVAAPTPTPAAPKAAAAAPVQDQDQSEDDILQEADVYIVYGLHEQAEVELKKAIASQPDNLEYRAKLLENYHASDNKDAFATEAAEFAQLEGPNKDALWDKVSGWGRKMLPGNSLFSTGGVPDSLKSDISGGMGGVAKAAGAAAVAGGIAVTAGKAIADSGKDKLDDLGDMAGNGLDDLNAGLGDLKDSAADTVGDLTDDLEMPKVETPESLDFDEMDLDSLLASGDIKEETTADLDGLDDLDLDGLDLDTKAEQVTDELPDADLDNMDFDFSDFELDDDIEDEAPVAASPDAADKKEEELTTDFDIDNFDFDDFNDLDLGESNTELLSDLDNNDLSMANLNLALDGSSEGVGKILPENSVYKMAPKAEVATNHDMLGEIDDDLSFLDLETDSDDDLVEAQISTKLDLARAYMDMGDVEGARSTLEEVINEGNDDQRREAEEMLHQAG; encoded by the coding sequence GTGAATAAAAAGACCTTAAGTTTAGCTATCTGCATGGCTATTACCTACCCAGGAGTAACGCTTGCACTAGGCTTAGGTGAGATTGAGTCTGCTTCACACCTTAACCAACCTTTTAACGCTAAAATAGACTTACTCTCTACTAATGGCACTGACCCAAGTCAACTTCGTGTCAAAGTTGCTTCGCCATCAGTGTTTAGTCGAGTCGGTATTGACCGTCCGAACTATTTAAACAGTCTACGTTTTCGTTCCACGATTCAGAACGGCAAGCCAGTTATTCTGGTCAGTTCTGCTGAAGCGATTAAAGAGCCTTTCATTAACTTCCTATTGGAAGTGAGCTGGCCTAACGGTCAGTTGTTAAAAGAATACACGGTGCTATTAGACCCACCTGTATTGATGCAGCCAGGTACCTCCATTGCCAGTAACACGGCCGGTGTACGTCCTGATCCTGTCAATACTCTGCAATCACAACAGCAACGCCAGCAACAAGCGATTGCTAATCAGACTGCAGCACGTGAGCAACAGCGCCAACGCATTATTGCGCAACAGCAGCAAGCTCGTCAGCAACAGGCCGCCGCGCCGGTTAATGATGGCTTGAGACGTCCAAGTGCGCCGCTTGCTCAGGCAGCCGCCACTAAGAGCCGTACAGGTGTTGGTCGTACTTACCGCGTAAGAAGCGGTGACACACTTTATAAAGTAGCGAAGAAAGTGGGTTATAACGGCGTACGTACCGAACAGATGATGATTGCTCTGTTTGAAGCGAACCCGACTGCTTTCCGTCGTCGTAACATTAATAACTTAAAAGCTGGTGTTGATTTACGTCGTCCTTCAGTTGATGAAGCGCGACGCATTACGATTTCACAGGCTCGTCAGGAAATTAAATCTCAGACGTCTGATTGGAAGTCTCGTGCAGCACCAACCAGAGTTGCTAGTGCGCCTAAAGCGGCGGCGACTAATAATACACCGACACCTCGTAGCACGGCTCCAACCACTAGCGAAGCTAGAATGGAAGTTCTGGGCTCAACGAACAATAACTCAGCTAATAGCGGGAATCTGGCAGGTCAGGCTAAGCTTGATGACTTGAATCGCCAGTTGACGCTAGCGAGTGAGTCTTTGACGGCTAGAACTCAGGAAAACAACGAACTGCAATCCCGGGTTACCGAGCTTGAGTCGCTGTTACGTAAGAAGAATCGTCTGATTACACTGAAGAATGAGCAGTTAGCGGAACTTCAGGCAAGCTTAGGCAAGCCGCCACTCCCAATTAGCGATGATGAGCTGGAAACAGATATCATTGCCAGCGATCCGGCACTTGAGCAGGGCATGGGCATTCAGCAGCAACTCGCTGAAGCAGATGCGCCAGAAGGTACCATCGTTCGTGAATCAGAAGATCCAATGGCGATCATTACTGATACCACGCAACCTGAAATCTTCCAGCCGCCGGTTACCGATCAGTTGGATAGTCAGATTGATAGCGCTCTGAACGCACCAGCTGCCGTTGAAGAAGATGATGGCTTGTTGAGCATGCTGAGCTCTCCTTTGGTGATGGGACTGGGTGCAGGATCTCTGCTGGCATTACTGGCAGGCTTCTTGTTCATGCGTCGTCGCAATGCCAAAGAAGAATACGAAGATTACAGTCCGATCGATTTTGATGATCCGACGTTCTCTCCGGGTACTAGTACATTCGGTGATGAGCCAAATGAGCCATCAGGTGATGCAAATAGCAGCGATCCGTTTGCTGGCTTAGGCGACACCAAGAACCCTAAAGCAGACTTCAGTGCTGATCCAATGGATGAGCTGAACAACGAAGTTGCTGCACCGACTCCGACACCGGCTGCGCCAAAAGCAGCAGCTGCGGCACCAGTACAAGATCAGGATCAGAGCGAAGATGACATTCTTCAGGAAGCCGATGTTTACATCGTATATGGTTTGCACGAGCAGGCAGAAGTTGAGCTGAAGAAGGCGATTGCTAGCCAACCAGATAACCTTGAGTACCGTGCTAAGTTGCTTGAAAACTACCACGCTTCAGATAACAAAGATGCCTTTGCTACCGAAGCGGCAGAGTTCGCACAGCTTGAAGGTCCGAATAAAGATGCACTGTGGGATAAAGTGAGTGGCTGGGGTCGTAAGATGCTGCCAGGTAACTCTTTGTTCTCAACCGGTGGCGTACCAGACAGCTTAAAGTCTGATATTTCAGGCGGAATGGGTGGCGTTGCTAAAGCTGCGGGTGCTGCAGCGGTCGCAGGTGGCATTGCAGTCACTGCGGGTAAAGCGATTGCAGACTCAGGCAAAGACAAGCTGGATGATTTAGGTGACATGGCTGGTAACGGTCTTGACGATCTGAATGCCGGTCTGGGGGATTTGAAAGACAGTGCTGCCGATACCGTTGGCGATCTGACTGATGATCTTGAGATGCCAAAGGTAGAGACTCCTGAGTCACTGGATTTTGATGAGATGGATCTGGATAGCTTATTAGCGTCTGGTGACATCAAAGAAGAAACCACTGCTGACTTGGATGGCTTAGACGATTTGGATCTTGATGGTCTGGACTTGGATACTAAAGCAGAGCAAGTAACTGATGAGTTGCCAGATGCTGATCTAGACAATATGGATTTCGACTTCAGCGACTTTGAGTTAGATGACGATATCGAAGATGAGGCGCCAGTTGCAGCTTCACCTGATGCCGCCGATAAAAAAGAAGAAGAGCTGACGACTGACTTTGACATTGATAACTTCGATTTTGATGATTTCAATGACCTTGATCTGGGCGAAAGCAACACTGAGCTGCTAAGCGACTTGGATAACAATGACCTGAGCATGGCTAATCTGAATCTGGCACTGGATGGTTCTAGTGAAGGTGTTGGTAAGATTCTGCCAGAGAACAGCGTTTACAAAATGGCACCAAAAGCAGAAGTGGCAACTAACCACGACATGCTTGGTGAAATTGATGATGACCTATCTTTTCTAGACTTAGAAACCGATAGCGACGATGACCTGGTGGAAGCACAGATCAGTACTAAGCTGGACTTAGCACGTGCTTACATGGATATGGGTGATGTCGAAGGTGCTCGCAGCACGCTGGAAGAAGTGATCAATGAAGGTAATGATGATCAGCGACGCGAAGCTGAAGAGATGCTACATCAGGCGGGTTAA
- a CDS encoding aspartate-semialdehyde dehydrogenase — translation MRNTYDIAIVGATGTVGETLLSILAERDFPIGTLHLLDTDDLAGTRLEFGGSYIKVARLEDFDFSQVQIAFFATSEEVSATFVPIAALAGCVAIDHSAQFRTDYDVPLVIPEVNAHAIAEYSNRGIISTPSSNTIAMLVALQAIHEQVKVMRVNASTYQSVSGAGKNGVQELASQTAQLLNGREAKHSVFAKQIAFNVLPQIDEAEENGYTREEMRMLTETQKIWEDEEVLVNPTAVQVPVFFGHAMSLHIETREKITAEVAQELLMSAAGVTLMDDIAGKVYPTPVTEGVNNDAVFVSRIREDVSYSNGLNLWVVADNVRKGAALNSIQIAEILITDYL, via the coding sequence ATGCGCAACACTTACGATATCGCAATAGTCGGAGCAACAGGTACGGTCGGTGAGACGTTACTGTCCATTCTGGCAGAACGCGATTTCCCGATCGGCACACTGCACCTCTTAGATACGGATGACTTAGCGGGCACCCGACTGGAGTTTGGTGGGTCTTACATCAAAGTGGCGCGCCTTGAGGATTTCGACTTTAGTCAGGTACAAATTGCCTTTTTCGCAACTTCAGAAGAAGTCTCCGCTACTTTTGTACCGATTGCGGCCTTGGCGGGCTGTGTGGCAATTGATCATTCCGCACAGTTCCGCACTGACTACGATGTGCCGTTGGTAATTCCTGAAGTAAATGCTCACGCAATTGCCGAGTACAGCAACCGTGGCATTATCTCGACCCCATCCAGTAATACTATTGCGATGCTGGTTGCCCTGCAGGCTATTCACGAGCAAGTGAAGGTCATGCGAGTTAATGCGTCGACCTATCAGTCAGTCTCTGGTGCAGGTAAGAATGGTGTTCAGGAGTTGGCATCGCAGACAGCACAACTGTTGAATGGTCGTGAGGCTAAGCATTCTGTGTTCGCCAAACAAATCGCTTTCAACGTATTGCCACAGATTGATGAAGCTGAAGAGAATGGCTATACCCGCGAAGAAATGAGAATGCTCACCGAAACGCAGAAGATTTGGGAGGATGAAGAGGTCTTAGTTAACCCGACTGCGGTACAGGTTCCTGTGTTCTTTGGTCATGCTATGTCACTGCACATTGAAACCCGTGAGAAAATTACGGCTGAAGTGGCACAAGAATTGCTGATGTCAGCGGCCGGAGTGACACTAATGGATGACATTGCAGGCAAAGTTTATCCGACGCCAGTGACGGAAGGAGTCAATAATGACGCCGTTTTCGTTAGTCGAATCAGAGAAGATGTGTCTTATTCAAATGGTTTGAATCTATGGGTTGTTGCTGATAATGTACGAAAAGGTGCTGCTTTAAATAGTATTCAGATCGCAGAAATTTTAATCACTGATTACCTTTAG
- the leuD gene encoding 3-isopropylmalate dehydratase small subunit, which translates to MEKFTVHTGLVVPLDRSNVDTDAIIPKQYLKSIKRSGFGPTLFDDWRYLEPGEPGMDHTKRTPNPDFVLNKPRYKGGSVLLARRNFGCGSSREHAVWALDDAGFRAVIAPSFADIFFNNSFKNGFLPIVLNEDIVSSLFEKVEANEGYELTINLEEQCVETPDGERYAFDIDEFRKYCLINGLDDIALTLQHANSIKAYETSQKSKTPWLFN; encoded by the coding sequence ATGGAAAAGTTTACAGTACACACCGGCTTAGTCGTGCCATTGGACCGCTCAAATGTGGATACCGATGCCATCATTCCTAAGCAATACCTGAAGTCGATTAAGCGTAGCGGTTTTGGCCCGACGCTGTTTGATGACTGGCGTTATCTGGAACCTGGCGAGCCGGGCATGGACCACACCAAGCGTACACCGAATCCAGACTTCGTTTTAAACAAGCCTCGTTATAAAGGCGGCTCAGTATTACTAGCACGCCGTAACTTCGGCTGTGGCTCATCACGTGAACATGCGGTCTGGGCACTGGATGATGCGGGCTTCAGAGCCGTAATTGCGCCAAGCTTTGCTGATATATTCTTCAATAATAGCTTTAAGAATGGTTTCTTACCTATTGTTTTAAATGAAGATATTGTTTCTTCTTTATTTGAGAAAGTAGAAGCGAACGAAGGTTATGAGCTAACCATTAACCTTGAAGAGCAGTGCGTTGAAACACCAGATGGTGAGCGCTATGCCTTTGATATTGATGAGTTTCGTAAGTATTGTCTGATCAATGGATTAGATGATATCGCCTTGACTTTACAGCATGCCAATAGCATTAAAGCCTACGAAACCTCACAAAAAAGTAAAACCCCATGGTTGTTTAATTAA
- the leuC gene encoding 3-isopropylmalate dehydratase large subunit has translation MAGKTLYDKLWDAHVVRQEEDGTALLYIDRHLVHEVTSPQAFEGLRIANRPLWRADSILAVPDHNVPTTQADRGNGTAGISDPVSKIQIETLNQNCADFKVIEFMMDDIRQGIVHVIGPEQGATLPGMTVVCGDSHTSTHGAFGALAHGIGTSEVEHVMATQCLIQKKMKNMLVSVDGKVGPGVTAKDIVLAIIGEIGTAGGTGCAIEFAGEAIRDLSMEGRMTVCNMAIEGGARAGMIAVDQTTIDYVNGRPYAPKGEQWDAAVEAWSDLKSDDDAEFDVVVRLNASDIMPQVTWGTSPEMVLPVTANVPDPAAESDAVKSSGIQSALNYMGLSAGQPINEIKIDKVFIGSCTNSRIEDLRAAADVAKGRKVADNVTLAMVVAGSGLVKKQAEEEGLDQIFRDAGFEWREPGCSMCLAMNADRLEPGERCASTSNRNFEGRQGQGGRTHLVSPAMAAAAAVMGHFTDVRSL, from the coding sequence ATGGCTGGAAAAACGTTATACGACAAACTTTGGGATGCCCATGTGGTGCGTCAGGAAGAAGATGGTACGGCTTTATTGTACATCGATCGTCATTTGGTGCATGAAGTGACATCGCCGCAGGCTTTTGAAGGTTTGCGCATCGCGAATCGCCCTTTATGGCGTGCAGATTCGATTTTGGCAGTGCCTGATCACAATGTACCAACCACCCAAGCGGATCGTGGCAATGGTACGGCGGGTATTAGTGATCCCGTTTCTAAAATTCAGATCGAAACGTTGAATCAAAACTGTGCTGATTTCAAAGTAATCGAATTCATGATGGATGATATCCGTCAGGGTATCGTTCACGTGATTGGGCCTGAGCAGGGCGCTACATTGCCTGGCATGACGGTCGTTTGTGGTGATTCACATACCTCGACTCACGGTGCCTTTGGCGCATTGGCGCATGGTATCGGGACTTCTGAAGTTGAGCACGTGATGGCAACTCAGTGTCTGATCCAGAAGAAAATGAAAAACATGCTGGTTAGCGTGGATGGCAAAGTCGGCCCTGGCGTTACCGCTAAAGATATCGTGTTGGCTATTATTGGCGAGATCGGTACCGCAGGTGGTACGGGTTGTGCAATTGAGTTTGCTGGTGAAGCAATTCGCGACCTCAGCATGGAAGGCCGTATGACAGTCTGTAATATGGCTATTGAAGGTGGTGCGCGTGCAGGCATGATCGCAGTTGATCAAACGACTATTGATTATGTCAACGGTCGCCCATATGCACCAAAAGGCGAGCAGTGGGATGCGGCAGTTGAAGCGTGGTCCGACTTAAAGTCTGATGATGATGCAGAGTTTGATGTGGTTGTGCGCTTAAATGCCAGCGATATTATGCCTCAGGTTACTTGGGGAACGTCACCAGAAATGGTGTTGCCAGTGACGGCTAATGTGCCAGACCCAGCCGCTGAGAGCGATGCCGTTAAAAGTAGCGGTATCCAATCCGCGTTGAACTACATGGGCTTGAGCGCAGGTCAGCCGATCAATGAAATTAAGATTGATAAAGTGTTTATTGGTTCTTGCACCAACTCACGTATTGAAGATTTACGGGCAGCGGCAGACGTGGCCAAAGGTCGTAAAGTGGCTGACAATGTGACGCTAGCGATGGTGGTTGCAGGTTCTGGTTTGGTTAAGAAGCAAGCTGAAGAAGAAGGATTGGATCAAATTTTCCGTGATGCCGGATTTGAGTGGCGTGAGCCAGGTTGCTCCATGTGTTTAGCGATGAATGCTGATCGCCTTGAGCCCGGTGAGCGTTGTGCTTCCACTTCAAACCGTAACTTTGAAGGTCGTCAGGGTCAGGGCGGACGCACGCACTTGGTAAGTCCGGCGATGGCTGCAGCAGCTGCAGTGATGGGTCACTTCACGGATGTAAGGAGTTTATAA